In one Aeromicrobium erythreum genomic region, the following are encoded:
- the arfB gene encoding alternative ribosome rescue aminoacyl-tRNA hydrolase ArfB, translating to MADDRLRIPDEELTWRFSRSSGPGGQHVNTSDTRVEVTWDLRRSRALSDAQRVLAEERLRTRLVDGTLTLASSQYRSQHRNREAVRVRLEQLVAAAVVPPRPRRATRPTRASQRRRVDAKKRRGDVKRTRRRPGPGDAG from the coding sequence GTGGCTGACGACCGTCTCCGCATCCCCGACGAGGAGCTGACCTGGAGGTTCAGCCGGTCGTCGGGTCCTGGCGGTCAGCACGTGAACACCAGCGACACCCGCGTCGAGGTGACGTGGGACCTGCGCCGCTCGCGAGCGCTCTCGGACGCGCAGCGCGTGCTCGCCGAGGAGCGGCTGCGAACCCGTCTCGTGGACGGGACCCTCACCCTCGCCTCCTCGCAGTACCGCTCGCAGCACCGCAACCGGGAGGCCGTCCGCGTGCGTCTCGAGCAGCTCGTGGCCGCCGCGGTGGTGCCCCCGCGACCCCGGCGTGCCACCCGTCCGACCCGTGCCTCGCAGCGTCGTCGCGTGGACGCGAAGAAGCGCCGGGGCGACGTCAAGCGGACACGACGACGGCCCGGGCCGGGCGACGCCGGCTGA